Proteins encoded by one window of Mercenaria mercenaria strain notata chromosome 4, MADL_Memer_1, whole genome shotgun sequence:
- the LOC128556624 gene encoding thyroglobulin-like, whose translation MERSVTSDGNVHKQEEENNKTENAIRDMESTAAYLKNKTTDIFDVYLNDPVQKTVKRSTGLFHADEESLEIKGKVVCATGDIATGGICIRCPAGTYVVNESCHFCIKGTFQPEAGQFTCILCPPGLTTRTVGAYSRFYCEEEVTVLQVNVNSEDSTLAGNSWILLLSL comes from the exons ATGGAAAGATCTGTTACATCTGATGGAAATGTTCATAAACAGGAAgaggaaaataataaaacag AGAATGCAATTAGAGATATGGAAAGCACAGCTGCTTACCTAAAGAACAAAACCACTGACATCTTTGATGTCTATTTGAACGACCCTGTCCAAAAAACTGTAAAGAGAAGCACTGGTTTATTTCACGCTGATGAAGAGTCGCTTGAAATAAAAGGGAAAGTCGTTTGTGCAACAGGCGATATAGCAACGGGTGGCATTTGTA TCAGATGTCCCGCTGGAACGTATGTGGTTAATGAAAGCTGTCATTTTTGCATCAAAGGAACATTTCAGCCCGAGGCCGGACAGTTCACATGCATTCTCTGTCCACCAGGTCTTACTACAAGAACCGTTGGAGCATATAGTAGATTCTATTGCG AGGAAGAGGTCACTGTATTACAAGTTAACGTAAACTCTGAGGACAGTACCCTTGCAGGTAATTCGTGGATTTTATTACTCTCATTATGA